Proteins encoded within one genomic window of Triticum aestivum cultivar Chinese Spring chromosome 2D, IWGSC CS RefSeq v2.1, whole genome shotgun sequence:
- the LOC123054976 gene encoding binding partner of ACD11 1 encodes MSGTGYTVEVTNLSSSASENDLHEFFSFSGPIEHIDLIRSGGYGSTAYVTFKEPYALETAVLLSGATIVDQPVCISRWGQPDEPCNFWDRPTWQVEEEIEYRDYQSCQFNATPQEALTVAQDVVKTMLSRGYILSKDALSRARAFDESHQLSGSAAAKAAELSRRLGLTDRVSAGVGAIRSVDETYHVTETTKTVATATGRTAVKVMNTIVTSSYFSAGAMMVSDALTRAAKAAENLAAHGRQN; translated from the exons ATGAGCGGAACAGGGTACACGGTGGAAGTCACTAACCTGTCAAGCAGCGCTTCTGAAAATGATCTTCATGAGTTCTTCTCATTCTCTGGACCTATTGAGCATATAGACCTTATCAG ATCAGGAGGGTATGGTTCAACTGCTTATGTGACTTTCAAGGAACCCTATGCCTTGGAAACTGCAGTATTGCTGAGT GGGGCTACCATTGTGGATCAGCCAGTGTGCATATCTCGTTGGGGACAGCCTGATGAGCCTTGTAATTTCTGGGACAGACCAACTTGGCAGGTCGAGGAGGAAATTGAATATAGG GACTACCAATCATGCCAGTTCAACGCCACTCCACAGGAAGCATTGACAGTGGCTCAGGATGTCGTGAAGACAATGCTGTCAAGGGGGTACATACTGAGCAAGGACGCATTGTCCAGGGCTAGAGCTTTCGACGAGTCCCACCAGCTATCTGGGTCTGCGGCAGCAAAGGCTGCGGAGCTGAGCAGGAGGCTTGGCCTGACGGACAGAGTCAGCGCTGGTGTTGGCGCAATCAGATCAGTGGACGAGACATACCATGTTACTGAGACGACCAAGACCGTCGCCACCGCCACCGGAAGAACAGCAGTCAAGGTTATGAACACCATCGTGACCAGCAGCTACTTCTCCGCAGGAGCTATGATGGTGTCCGATGCTCTCACCCGCGCCGCCAAGGCCGCTGAAAATCTGGCTGCTCACGGCAGGCAGAATTAA
- the LOC123050418 gene encoding uncharacterized protein At3g28850-like, whose translation MGCTSSVEARRDMRWVEAAAVGPRARRSFSLSSADRQRLRAKAASVLRSLGPVPGRRSGASSSKYATLSVEEIMVKFENDRALREVLARLKETAAAAAKRNAAVGPRTSTPTLTPPNEPEVINAWELMAGLEDEGPTPRATHHEPPPTTPPWMLADQDVPVAFEFDPEILSSFREALAQDTSPSQQPITASSPTDKEESASQQQAKVADDASACTPVSPPTRDTASSPADKEKEEPASQKEKKDGADASACTPASAPTRDMPELADIVRARINAFQEKIQERRTSNGARDTKVLGPPGGRRRAVVYFTSLRGVRKTFVDGCSVRNILRSYGVRLDERDVSMHAAFKSELAQLLTGPATTLPRVFVDGRYLGGAEDVQALHEAGELSRALEGCDAAPVRKLGCMQACAACGDVRFVPCETCYGSCKIFVHYEDDDDDGEFQRCPDCNENGLIGCPVCCC comes from the coding sequence ATGGGGTGCACCAGCTCGGTGGAGGCGCGGCGCGACATGCGCtgggtggaggcggcggccgtcGGCCCGCGCGCGAGGCGGAGCTTCTCGCTGTCGTCCGCCGACCGGCAGCGGCTGCGGGCCAAGGCCGCGTCCGTGCTGCGCAGCCTCGGCCCCGTCCCGGGCCGGCGATCCGGCGCGTCGTCGAGCAAGTACGCGACCCTGTCGGTCGAGGAGATCATGGTGAAGTTCGAGAATGACCGCGCCTTGCGGGAGGTGCTCGCCCGTCTcaaggagacggcggcggcggcggcgaagcggaaTGCCGCCGTCGGGCCTAGGACAAGCACGCCGACGCTGACGCCGCCCAACGAGCCGGAGGTGATCAATGCGTGGGAGCTCATGGCCGGGCTCGAGGACGAGGGGCCCACGCCGCGGGCAACGCATCATGAGCCCCCGCcgacgacgccgccgtggatgctGGCCGACCAGGACGTGCCCGTTGCCTTCGAGTTTGACCCGGAGATACTGTCCAGCTTCCGGGAGGCCCTCGCGCAGGACACGTCGCCGTCACAGCAGCCGATCACGGCCAGCTCGCCCACGGACAAGGAGGAATCGGCGTCGCAGCAACAGGCGAAGGTCGCCGACGACGCCAGTGCATGCacgccggtgtcgccgcccaccaGGGACACCGCGAGCTCACCCGCGGACAAGGAGAAGGAGGAACCTGCGTCGCAGAAGGAGAAGAAGGACGGCGCCGACGCAAGCGCATGCACGCCGGCCTCGGCGCCCACCAGGGACATGCCGGAGCTCGCCGACATCGTGCGCGCCCGCATCAACGCGTTCCAAGAAAAGATCCAAGAGCGGAGGACGAGCAACGGCGCCCGCGACACCAAGGTGTTGGGGCCGCCGGGCGGCAGGCGGAGGGCGGTGGTGTACTTCACCAGCCTCCGCGGCGTGCGCAAGACGTTCGTGGACGGCTGCAGCGTGCGCAACATCCTGCGCAGCTACGGCGTGCGCCTGGACGAGCGCGACGTGTCCATGCACGCCGCCTTCAAGTCCGAGCTGGCCCAGCTCCTCACCGGCCCCGCCACCACGCTCCCGCGCGTGTTCGTCGACGGGCGGTACCTGGGCGGCGCCGAGGACGTGCAGGCGCTGCACGAGGCCGGCGAGCTCTCGCGCGCACTGGAGGGGTGCGACGCCGCGCCAGTGCGCAAGCTCGGGTGCATGCAGGCGTGcgcggcctgcggcgacgtccggttcgtgcCCTGCGAGACGTGCTACGGCAGCTGCAAGATCTTCGTCCATtacgaggatgacgacgacgacggcgagttCCAGCGGTGCCCGGACTGCAACGAGAACGGCCTCATCGGATGCCCCGTCTGCTGCTGCTGA